The following proteins are co-located in the Xiphophorus maculatus strain JP 163 A chromosome 8, X_maculatus-5.0-male, whole genome shotgun sequence genome:
- the LOC106700097 gene encoding kallikrein 1-related peptidase b11-like produces the protein MALLKVLLLLLGLGVAVSSGSLQKRIIGGQNCRDDERHYHVKVFAFNKTKEKLCGGSLISDQWVLTAAHCWKSDPGWAIEAQVGVHPKTALKLIYRITQREIYIDSNGREHDIMLLKLPVKITAIRPIRLPDCPDTLLLGTKVQIAGFGATQVGFFNKRVKDSPDGLQCAEFKIVKNEKLEKTMAKLEYFKRTYQKWYSAGSSKKDTSQGDSGGGFVFNNRLYGVMAFTGDPWYAFNEPSGFTDVCAYKQWIDDTIN, from the exons atggctctgctgaaggttctgctgctgctgctggggctgg GTGTTGCGGTGAGCTCAGGGTCTCTGCAGAAGAGAATCATTGGAGGTCAGAACTGCAGAGACGATGAGCGACACTATCATGTGAAGGTCTTtgcatttaacaaaacaaaagaaaaattatgtgGAGGATCTCTGATCAGTGATCAGTGGGTTCTGACTGCAGCTCACTGCTGGAAGTCAGATCCAGGATG ggCTATTGAGGCACAGGTAGGAGTTCATCCTAAAACTGCTCTAAAGCTGATTTATAGAATCACTCAACGTGAGATTTATATAGACAGTAACGGCCGTGAACATGACATCATGCTCCTGAAGCTGCCAGTAAAGATCACAGCGATTCGACCAATCAGACTACCTGACTGTCCAGATACTCTCCTAct tGGCACCAAAGTTCAGATTGCAGGTTTTGGAGCAACACAAGTTggattttttaacaaaagag tCAAAGATTCTCCAGATGGTCTTCAGTGTGCAGAGTTTAAGatagttaaaaatgaaaagttggaAAAGACAATGGCAAAACTTGAGTACTTTAAGCGCACATACCAGAAGTGGTACAGTGCGGGAAGCTCTAAGAAGGACACATCTCAA GGCGACTCTGGTGGAGGATTTGTGTTCAACAACAGGCTGTATGGCGTAATGGCCTTCACTGGAGATCCATGGTATGCGTTCAATGAACCAAGTGGTTTCACGGATGTCTGTGCCTACAAGCAGTGGATAGATGACACAATTAATTAA
- the LOC106700098 gene encoding kallikrein-11-like — MALLKVLLLLLGLGVAVSSVSLQKRIIGGQNCRDDERHYHVKVFATDQTTAKLCGGSLISDQWILTAAHCWKSDPGWAIEAHVGLHPKTALKLIYRITQREIYIDSNGREHDIMLLKLPVKITAIQPIRLPDCPDTLLLGTKVQIAGFGATKVGFFNKRVKYFPDDLQCAELKIDKHEKLEKTLVKEKHFKRTYQKWYSVRSSKKDTSQGDSGGGFVFNNRLYGVMAFTGDPEYAFNEPSGFTDVCAYKQWIDDTIN, encoded by the exons atggctctgctgaaggttctgctgctgctgctggggctgg GTGTTGCGGTGAGCTCAGTGTCTCTGCAGAAGAGAATCATTGGAGGTCAGAACTGTAGAGACGATGAGCGACACTATCATGTGAAAGTCTTTGCAACTGATCAAACAACAGCGAAATTATGTGGAGGATCTCTGATCAGTGATCAGTGGATTCTGACTGCAGCTCACTGCTGGAAGTCAGATCCAGGATG GGCTATTGAGGCACATGTAGGACTTCATCCTAAAACTGCTCTAAAGCTGATTTATAGAATCACTCAACGTGAGATTTATATAGACAGTAACGGTCGTGAACATGACATCATGCTCCTGAAGCTGCCAGTAAAGATCACAGCGATCCAACCAATCAGACTACCTGACTGTCCAGATACTCTCCTAct tGGCACCAAGGTTCAGATTGCAGGTTTTGGAGCAacaaaagttggattttttaacaaaagag TCAAATATTTTCCAGATGATCTTCAGTGTGCAGAGCTTAAGATTGATAAACATGAAAAGTTGGAAAAGACACTGGTAAAAGAAAAGCACTTTAAGCGCACATACCAGAAGTGGTACAGTGTGAGAAGCTCTAAGAAGGACACATCTCAA GGCGACTCTGGTGGAGGATTTGTGTTCAACAACAGGCTGTATGGCGTAATGGCCTTCACTGGAGATCCAGAGTATGCATTCAATGAACCAAGTGGTTTCACGGATGTCTGTGCCTACAAGCAGTGGATAGATGAcacaattaattaa